The Rhopalosiphum maidis isolate BTI-1 chromosome 2, ASM367621v3, whole genome shotgun sequence genome segment tgaaaacaatattacatgtGAAACCCTTTtgaccaataatataattgggtATTAGgacggatataatataaattataacctattgaataaaaaaataggtgTTTCccaaaatgtttgaatattatcaAGTAAATAATGCAAATTTGGAATAAGAGTAGGTATAAGAATGAggcctattaaaattattaattcccTTTTGAcacttattatagtttacacaCAGTTTGTCAGgaagttttaaaagttatatctgTAAAATGCTCAATAGCCTAGAAAATCAATCAAGAAcgaatagtattaaattattataatggaaatTACTTAGACACTaagaaatgtaaaattacaaGAAAATAACCGAGCGAATGGAATGAAAACAAGAATAATCAATTTCTTTACACGAAATCAATGAAATGGATGCGTACTAGAAGAAAACAACATGATGTAATGGAAGacgttattagtaatatatattgtatatatgtatataacacgTGTATGGtagtttaatactattattagagTTGCAATAGTTTaaagcatttaaatattttaaataggtataggtaggtatacaggTATTACGATGGATGTTTAAACATGTAtagattttatgtttaatgtttcaaTAAGCGTTTCACAATAAAATGACCGATATTTCGTATTATCAAGTCGTCGAGTCCAAGGAAAtgtacattacataatatatacttgagTCAGAGTGTTAGAATAGACATGATTACCCGCAGAGTAATATAAAGAGATAAAAACGATAATGCGTTCCGCAATCACGCACCTGACCGGATGAAAATCGGTTTATGGATCGATTATACGATTTGGCTTAACCTGTTGCTGGTCAAAGGTTCCGGAGTAGAGGCCCGtttgaaaaaacaacaactacaacaacaaaaacaacaataataacagcaACAACAATACATTTGTCAGAACTTTCAGAGAAAAAATGACGTCccatatcgttataatattatatgaatatgcaGAATATTATAGTTGCGCCCAAGTGCTAGGAAtaggtaataatgtaaataacataACCTGTAGGTGTTCGATGCAGGAAtatcatttttgtataaaaatattggtttgttaaaaacaatagagcgcatttaatttagtaggtaggtaatagATTTCGGTTATGCGGAATGGTGCATCTGTATATATCATGTCCCCTTTTATAcagtagaattttaatttacctaaataTTGTACTGTGAATTTAGAAcaacaaatgtttaaatattaaaatattcaaagccACCTTAAAATTAGTGGTGTTCACCCTATTCCATCCAAACGCCCTGGCATTCCGGGCACCTAACTACCACACAGAAAGTTTTACAATCATTACAACCAACACTGCAgtgtattaaattgaataattaatttttaatttgagaaTGGTCCCGTTGATTTGtttaaaactcaaaatgttggtcaatttttaatgtgttttttctttaagaatttattgctatgaacgtatataattttttacttaatatgaaaaagaccaacgtttttttttcgctTTGAAATGATTACTATCACTTTTCTGACTATAGTATAGTAATTGCAACAAGAACTTCCATTGTTTCTAAGCccttgttaaattattactattcacAACTCTTGatcgattttcatttttttttacaacatattgaagttaatttattattttaactagtcttaattttattgttttcagtGGAAGACTACTGGCGATGAATACCCGTGTCGATTTGTTTTTACGACCCCTGTATGGACGACTGGTCTTCCTGTCTGGTCTCCGACTTGAGCTTCACGAATTCCTTAGCTACGTCGTCGTTATACCTCTGTGAAAGTATCCGCAAAATCGTCCATCCAGTCTCATTCATTTGTATTCGTCTGCCGAGGCCTAACCATTCGCCGGTACGGACCTTAatgagtaaataataacagtcagattaaatggtaaaaatagtttttgttattgtactaattgctttttattattaattaccattATTGGAACATGTCGCATCTGCAAAACCGCCACGCCAACGAGCCGATCTTCGCGAGCAAAACAGTAGTCTTTCACGCAAAAATGCAATTCGTAACATTCTAAATCTTCAATGGCGCTAATAGAACTGTGCAAAAAATGATCGCCGTAAAAACTGAGTTTTGTTTTATGTCGActaaatatacttacaaaaCGAACGCTTCGTTGTATCTAGGACTCCAACTGCCTGACTTACTCTTCGTCGACTGTTTTCTCTTCTTGTCCGCTAGTCTTGGTCCGATGAGGTTCACTTCGACAAACGGGCGAAACATACCAGTTGTTGGCCATACCAGCGTATTAGCAGCAACCACTGTTATACAGTAACACCAACaacattaaagtataatagagaacataacatataataagaaaaataggaCTCTGAAgaatatgtatcaaaataatgcgagatattaataaaatatttaaaataaaatacattttaaatattttaatttactcgaTTAgttgatacatttaataaagcttattaaacaaacaataattctCCTAGTGAGTTTTTCAGGACCTatctaggattttttttttagggggaggggttcaaattttttaatattattatatatcatatcatataatttttaaatacaatatttagaatttaggcctcacaaatataatataactatcaaGAGGGAGGGCTCTCGACCCTTTATTTAATCTATCACTGTgtctattgataatataacatagttaATTGTTAGATTTAGtaagtaattatatcatttttataaaaattaacagtaaACATTATgcatttaggtaggtataatatttttatattctaatgtattgatttattttaaagaaataatttagttttaaatttgctattataaatagaagTTGTATTCgatataagtacaatattaaaaatgtttaatgatatacatagACTCAAAAAGTATAGTTGTAATATGTgaccgttttattatataaaactaccGTAATAatgatgcattattattataatagctatacCTAGTAAAATTAGTGTGTtggtagtaaaataattaatagatgtTTAACATGATGTAATTTGgcttattttaagaatattaattgtttaatgtttactgtaatttgtgtttaatcattaattattaaaattataattgaataatcgtACTTATAGTTCACTTATaggttattatgaaaataagtatttttataaaatatatatattatgcagtacaaattcaatgtatttataattttataagaggaaaacgtaatattttaattttaattttctaataaacggttactatatattgaaataaaatgcgATTTTATTAGATgtaagtgaaaaataaaacaaatacgattttatgtgtttttgtAAATCAAACAAGATTGCGTTGTTCTATTATTAGAAatcaatgtgtttttttttattgaggtATGAGCATTAAAAGTGACAAGAATAGTATAGGTTTTCAGcgagattttatgattttcttttcttttagtTATGTGTCATTCGAACATCcgatataaaaagaaaaaaatatcgtatgtTCAACAcaaacttgtttttaaataaatagaataggtTTAGAATCCAATGTAAATGCGTAGAGTTATTTAACAAAAGCCATTTAGAAAACAAACCAAGAAAGGTTTATTAACCCTTTCACTGCTATGGACGCACATATGCGttctatcattttaaaaatcaaaaaaagctTTTATCGATAATGTGATATCattaaatggtaaataattaGACGAATCCAAAgagacaacaaaaaaatatatatgataaatattaaaaaagttataagcaaaaaaaaatttatttgattttccaGGGTTCCCAAATTGTCATTATTTGATAAACTGAAATAATAGTTCATTATCGACTATTTGAGAACCAATCACTaacttaattaactaatatttgctAAAAAAGTtactagaaattttttttttttattgatagttattatttgaactataaaaatatttaaaacaatacgaaaaaaaatatttaaaaataaaatttaatcccAGCACAGTGTTGTGAactgtgaaaaaataattcagtagGGAAAGGGTTAATGGACATTTTGccaatgaaacaaaaaataactatggtCGATTTCAGACTTTagttgtttgttattttttattatttacgatttaaatattttttaactatcttGTTATGTTATCATTgatatttatgttgtattattataatatatatatacaagtgtTTTTAGTTTAACATGGTTATTCtcgatttattgtttaaaaagttttaattaagaacaatttacagattaaatataatacatacctgTTACAGTGAGCTTAAATTCGTTATTCGTTGGTTGTGTTTCAATGTAAACGTTAATAGAAATTTCTCCATAAGGTTCTTCATATAcgtaattttctaattataaatatgaaaaaaaattaaaaaaaattttagttaatgactttaaaacattatcataaatatttaaaattacttttagtcatgcgaaaaagtataaataatcatcTTTTATctagtatttttgtatattatatacacgagaTATAAGAACATTTCAACttaaagtaggtacctattctgCACTTACTATTATagctactataatattacatgatgtattttgaataaatgcgTATTAATCTGTTTATGGTGCAATGGATCTACGGTTATAGTATCAGCTATATTCTAAATAACTGTTTATATGGTTATACTTGTAaccttataagtaattttaaaggatataaaaaataatttaggatACAATTTTACCTTGTAATGGTCTTCTTGAAATTTCAAAGAGTTTTTCCATTCGACTTCCCATTGATTTTACATCTTCTTCTGCTTCATCTAATGCTTCTTCCTCCTCGGTTTCGTCGTCCTCGTCATAATCCATTTCGTCCATCTCATCTTTTACTTCAGTACCACTCATTAGTGATGGTTGTCGTGGTAATGGATCATTTTTTTGTGGTACTTTATagaattagaatatttattattaataacgaaatttaattatattaattaaatctatagtaaaaaataaataattcaccccttttcttattttaacaattatccAAAAAACATACCTTGATGCAATTGTGTCAACACAAACGTTTTGATGAGTTCATCTGTGGATCTTGTGTAAAGTGATAAAGCATAGCATAAAGATAAAAGATCTGAACTTTTATCCAAATACTTCTTTTTCAGTCCATTTCCACCGGCAtggaaatatgttttaattgttttcaatgcAGATTCTAAGACCCTACACTGCTTAGTATTTAAGTTCTTTTCCAtatcctaaaaaatatatatttttgcctcaaaaaataattagtggaTTGTTTGTTTGTAGAAACaacatacaacataatataattctgtatatttttatattgattctgAAAATTTATTGGTTGataatcgtttattttttctataaagtaatttgatttttgaaatatttttctaggtATGCGTACGATCAAAAactgaattgtttttaaagtcAACCCTCAGTATATCTAAACTAGTCTGTTAGTTAAAAGTTAGTATATTTGATTGGTTATGGATCTTGACGCAGAAGTATCCAAAAGaagtaaatgtttaaaaaaactactatttttgttatttattagtttattacatacGACttcgaatattttatgtacgtattacaaacaaatttaaacttatttattcattttagtagtaatttaactattaaattttaatatttctgaaaattaaattcaaattttacattttcagagtttttgcaaataaattggtagatattataatatataaaatttatatattataatagatttatattattttatgtttaagataaattagatattattattattattattatgacgtatcGGAAAAATGAAACTAAGtctgaaatattgttttctaaaaatgttgctAATTGTATTAGGCAtggaaaattaatacaaaaatatcatacttataagttttaaaatttcgaaaaaatagATCCAATAATgttaacaacaacaaaatggAAATATGAAAGAATCAGTTGTTACAAACTACTCGTatgaattaatatgttataaactaatatgtataattaccaTTACTCCTGTTAAAGCATTTTTAACATCTTGCTTTCCAGCCATATGGTTTCTAATTAATCTGGACATGTCTTCAATTCTAGCATTAGCTGCCAGTGATCTAGCGTTTTCGCTAAGGTTTTTCAATatcatctaaattaaaaataacgagTTTATACAACCAATTATAAACCTTAAtgctttatttatatgattttatatcatttatttaaactaatatttcttACACTTTTATCCATCATTGGTGGTAAGACTACTGATCTTTCCAATATTCTTATTACAAGTTTCCATAATTCTCGAAGAATTCGTTTTAGTACAGGTTTCTCACAAGTTTGagcaaataatgataatgaaccATCCATTAGATCCATCAATGGCCTTAATATTTCGTCTACTTCCATCATAGATACTTGTTGTGGATTTTGGCTACCTCCTTTGATACTTTGTAATAACTCACCAAGTTCTTTGACACTTTTCTTTATTTGAGGTTCCAAACTAAAACATTTGATtagaattttagttttaatgtttatttattttcattgagggtaataatattaaacttaaacataTCAAAGTTGGCAGTaagtaatcaataaaatatatatgtatttacatgtataaacaatacgcttataaataagataaatattaactatacataCCTTTTTCCGAATTTCCCAGATAGTTCATCTAAAGCTTTTAATAACTGCGTTTGTAAGTCATTTAGAATATCTGTAGCATCTTCTTCCAGTTGTTTGCCACCCATTGATTCGAACATTTTTGTTAGTTGTACTCGTAGttgttgaatattattcattaatatacaagcctatacatttaatacatatgtTATGTAAAgtacacataaatacataatatatatacggataaaatattttaaacttacagTTCTTTCATCTAGTTCTTTAGCATCAAATTCTTTTTGAACTATGTCTACGTATGCCAATAACACTTTGACAATTGTTTTAGCAAGTCTTTTCATGTATCGATTGGATATCTCTGGGTCAGGACATTCCAATTTTGATATAACCCCAAAACATTGTGTAAGCTGAGTGAATACGTCTACCACTGAGTTGGAAAATAACGCATGCTCTGAACTTCTTTGAaactataattacaaaataaagtttaaaaaactttttgatcAAAGTTTAAGATGGCGACGCTTGCTTACCCCATCTTTTTTGTCCCTGTTAAAAGCTCCGTGCAAATATTCTAAAGACACATCGTCATTTTCATTTAGCCATTGCATTACAAACGGTTCAAACCAAGATGGGTACTCGGGTATTGCGTCTTTGTACGGTGGTGCATCTTTTACATAATTAGTAAACAGCCATTTTACTTTGAAATGGAGGTTCATGTACGCTGAAGTTTTACAAAGTCTATGTGTTTCATGTTCTTCTAGAGCATACTTCATGTCCACGGCGAAGAAGCTCCACATTGTTGCTGCagataactgtaaaaaatattttaattataaaaatacgtcagtaaatatattattataattatataatcaatacaataacaatttattatataatttacctgTCCTATATTGAGTTCTGCTGGGAATTGACTCAGAACAGGTGCATAACTATTTCTATCTTCTTCGATTACTGAAGCAACGAGTGCTACAAGCTTATCCCAAAAGCCTAAATCATCTAACTTTGGTCCCGTGTCTTCGTCTCTTTTTTCATTTGGATCagtcttaaaaacaaaatagtttatttaattaagaattttttataatgtaacatacacatatttttgaataactcgagtttgatattataaaatttcttattgtTTGATCACggtataattactaatattaatattattatttacaataattgttatactaaAATCTCAGAATTAcaaatgtttaacatttaatttcaacaagtaaaataaatacctgaTATTCTCTGCCgtataaatcataacaattAGCGAATAGAAATTGATAAGTTGACCTTAGACACGCTTTAACACAGTCTTTAACAACGGTACTAGCCCTTGGTGGACTTGAAAGTTCttgtacctaaatataaatcatgttaTAACTGTTGtgctactttatatttttattattatatttaaaaaaattaccttcattctgaaaaatgtaatacttgtCAACAAATCGACAGTCGATTTAAGATCCATTAATTTTTCTTGACTGGATGCCGGAAAGTTATTTCTATACATTGATAAATCTATTCTGAGCGAATTATGTAGCTGGTCAAGCAGCTTTACGAATTTttctttctataaataatgaaaaaatatttgaaaatcatggttggaaataacataatattttctcaGTAATGATAGTTACTCCGAAATTGGATGCTGCAAAACGGTCGCTTGCGCTTACGGCGGAGCTTGATGTCGTGTGTGCATAGTAGGCATTGATATTCGCTAACAATGTACTCATTACTGCTGGGACACCAgggcataaatattttgttgaaagaCAATGAAAGTGTCTAAAATACgagattattgattttaaaattatagttttaaaattacaatgtaataagcTCACGTCATTGCTTGGTAAATAGACTCTATGCCATATCTCATAGCGAATTCGTCGACAATATCTTGTGCGGGAgattcaaaatacaatttccacCCATCTTCTCCCTTGGCTTGAGGTAGGTGAACTATTCCTGCATTATTTTCACACAACGAGTGAAATAGATTTTCATGAAGACACGTGTATTGGATATGATAAGGAGCGACTTTTTCCTCTCCTTTAATTTCTACATTGATATGTAATCGAATAGCACCGGATACTGCTGATTTATCAGTCCTTTTTTCGAGATTGTACCAAACGTCCATTTCACCCGACAACGTTCGAacctaattatttactttttattcataaactctcgtacaaatataatagttgatataaatatacctcGATAATAGTTTGTCCTAAAAAATCGTCCGATTCTCTGGTTAGTTTTTGTCTTAGTCTCGATTTCAAGTCATTGTCCTCGTCCCATACCCTGACTTTAATACGATCCGAAGAATTGTGGCACTCGCtatcaattttgaaaaatgtattaatatttttatgtttaataatatattatttacagttacAAAGAaagggaaaaataaataattacaaataaaatttttcattccAAACAGGATTGAGCTCTTGAGGCATGGTTCGCgttctttttttaactttaccCACTTGAACAGTTACGTATGGATCTGATGTACCACTTTTGTCTTTTGCAATGAGCCCTTGAGcacattttactataataaaaataaaaattataatcgataattattcaaaaatatgaattacatttatttaaagcgCTGGTTTATTCTAAAGCTATATGTACAGTATTTTGCACGTGCATACAAACGACAAACAATGCATGCAATAagcgttaattttttttggaagACGTCGTTTAAGTTACTTCTGCTAACTAGATATCGATGATTTATGTGATTTGtttgatttgaaatttaaatattagtaaatatttgctCGATTCCAATTTCTAAGCTGTGAGTAAGTGAACCCTAATAAGCCTAACCGCTGACCTGTTATTTCGATTTTGCACGACCATTTAGAAGTGCCTTCAAGAACGATAGCTTCCGCTTGCTCCAAGGAATCGATATGCATATCAGGTTCCACAGAAAACATGGTTCTTCAAATACGCAAaaccaaaacaataaaaacaaatatttacacacaAATTGATCGGAGGAAAGGAACCAAAATAGTAGAAAATGTTTAGATTTAAATGAATGAAAAttctttcttaatattttttaatgcatcaTAGATGTAAGCaaggaaaaatataaacgtttgTAAACATATTTGAAACATTTGTATTAGTGAACAAACAATAAACCATGCACAATAgtagtttaaaacaaaaaatacacaaaattaaagttaattgaaagaattttcattaaaaatctcgtgcttaaaaaatacacatgaggggttaaatatatcaaaatagtaaaacaccaattccataaaattaaacaccAAGCACAATGAAGATAGCCACACAAAGCTCTTTGAAGTCGTCTGCTCATAATGtcaaattcgttttttttttaaacaaacctGTGATGGCAATTTTTGCTGACCACTTGCAGGTACCATCCAAAACCGATTGTTTCACCGCTTTAATGTGACCCTGATGGCTTTTCTCCTCCACGCCGAACACTGAtctgtgtataatttaaaaaaaaacataacaacCAATTTTTTCCACACCCAACACTGCGTGTATTATGTTAAACTAAATAAGAACTTCTTCCAGATGCTGTGTGCGTATTTCTTAATGACCCGGAATCTCtgttaattgtttttgcaTTAATTTCGAGCCCCGGACACATTTAGTATAAACACACTGTGTCATTTGTTTGCAAATCAGCgatttatttctttatcatTGTAACTATGACAAATTGTATCCATAATCGTGAATGCTGTCATTTCAGTTATCTAACTCGCATCAATAACAGCTTTTCAACTGAATTCAATCTGGTCGTAGATCTGTTAACTCAGTTTGTTCGTAATAGAAGTGTCTGATGACGAACAGATTGAAATTAATCTGACGGTGTTCCATTTGTCTTAAGACGACTGTTTAATAAACGccatatatataatgtcaCGCATGTTCTCCTATTTTGACCCCGATTCTTTTTCAACGATTGCCATATGTTTCCGTTTAGGGGGATATCGTCGTGCATGTGTCCCAACATTGTTGGTAgctatatttcttttatactaGTTACGATTCATTTAAAGACTATTCGTATTCGTTACActcggaaaaaaataataaaatagtagatTGAGAGATAATAGTACTGACTGTTACAAAATTTACCATTGTGGttgaagttaatattaaaaatattatattttagtaaattaattttattattgaataaataaagatatatatgttataaaagttGGTGTcacaaattgaaattattaacaagataattccaatttttgtttaagaaattgcttatttttaaagagaaattatagtataataactgtaaaaaaatacgGCATGTCGAAAgaggattttaatttttatggattttataaataatacattttatgacatATAACATTTAGTAAGCGGTTCTTACTGAAATCAATTAGGGAAATTATCGACATTAAATTGACTAAAACTCACGAGCCTGcagtgaaatatttataactgcaCTCAAGGCTCTTAtggttttattgttaatttactaaattatttggtgttagatattaaattgttaactaaCCTGATAAGTTCGAAAATTTCTGGATGATCTCTTTCGCGTTGCAACATTCTGTCCTTCATTGCTTGTATAATTGATATCGCTTTATCTTCAGCACCGTGTTTGGAACTTTTTTCAGCCGCtcctattatttttagttggcaaaaaaatatataatatatatacatacgttttaatgtttttaattatatgagaTATTGTATGAGGTTTTCTGTTGTACGAATATGAAATGTTTTAACTGtatttgttcaatttttattatatcagatgaaaaaatatttttattcgtaaaaaGATTTtcgaaaactttaaaaatatgaactttttatagtcgacatttttttcttttgtctaTTGTTCTACGTCATT includes the following:
- the LOC113553468 gene encoding protein unc-13 homolog A isoform X7, producing MSLLNVKVKMARYVGDQAPQFSTYATLKLQNVKCTTVTVKGANPCWQQDFLFETNDVNTGLLVEVWRRGFLLDYAIGYHMVSLPTVRYSNEDGEGDWVSLDAELEMSDGVVTGTRCPTGHYLLIDARFELPFGPYDPPTGWKEILGELDNSNMAPPSASASGDNDEICDIVDYQKKFEILNTFEQDSRSEDVSAQFQYYGQSAGNSEDSDYTSDFNYPICQQQANSSASQFRNLADQLEMSPCSSPDHPNTKSSAGSQHLYDSQRYEERRIPEDDLYYNSRPNNYKDHKRRKNDYKIGTSEWYDEGSSTTFLDQEQFPTSSRHSCKKHISKYHQRKANKNRRSSLERQSALYRPTYYEEYYDNRDQFEPYDNKQNCEQVIPYGPEKYYNDGPNEEIYNYDNSYSYADQKEEDSQWDGGGVGEYYYSPGSSSDTQQLKTTYPVQQEIDEENEEVYFSPNQSYEDRHYNEIPYEVSSPAVPAQRHKQLPEIPTKKIPYMDYYSNSYYNEQVSGTKKMLPQIPHSRIKQSPSLPQTYQKIQRRASIDQRSSSLDHKDGDYTYTETINKEQFEEYDDGYYNDNVNLQHEKQYAQNNSMNLTNTNNEYESQGDIINDKKEETEGFNRRDTFMKFYQRTVKHLENPRSFFQQHNDSAESQEDHKEESFETAVSSVSTSNRRWMQEISSSKTNSYEQYKPKEDTSSSVGYTLRQQESTDSYQDELLPVEDHNDEPESPRVLPEIPASTGSVDMFSSPIKHFPPSLSQQQQHHQLQQLQQQQQHQQQQQQQQQQQQQQQQQQQIQQKQLQQQEQDSIEDQEDDDQLDLDDEKELSTEETRPSEQTAPEEKSNLARMRWHKAYNKIVHQLNNGRGSGENINRANGHPGDNPFYSNIDSMPDIRPRRKSIPLVSELVLKTMAATKRNAGLASGVPRPTLNDEELKMHVYKKALQALIYPISSTTPHNFVSWTATSPTYCYECEGLLWGIARQGVRCTECGVKCHEKCKELLNADCLQRAAEKSSKHGAEDKAISIIQAMKDRMLQRERDHPEIFELIRSVFGVEEKSHQGHIKAVKQSVLDGTCKWSAKIAITVKCAQGLIAKDKSGTSDPYVTVQVGKVKKRTRTMPQELNPVWNEKFYFECHNSSDRIKVRVWDEDNDLKSRLRQKLTRESDDFLGQTIIEVRTLSGEMDVWYNLEKRTDKSAVSGAIRLHINVEIKGEEKVAPYHIQYTCLHENLFHSLCENNAGIVHLPQAKGEDGWKLYFESPAQDIVDEFAMRYGIESIYQAMTHFHCLSTKYLCPGVPAVMSTLLANINAYYAHTTSSSAVSASDRFAASNFGKEKFVKLLDQLHNSLRIDLSMYRNNFPASSQEKLMDLKSTVDLLTSITFFRMKVQELSSPPRASTVVKDCVKACLRSTYQFLFANCYDLYGREYQTDPNEKRDEDTGPKLDDLGFWDKLVALVASVIEEDRNSYAPVLSQFPAELNIGQLSAATMWSFFAVDMKYALEEHETHRLCKTSAYMNLHFKVKWLFTNYVKDAPPYKDAIPEYPSWFEPFVMQWLNENDDVSLEYLHGAFNRDKKDGFQRSSEHALFSNSVVDVFTQLTQCFGVISKLECPDPEISNRYMKRLAKTIVKVLLAYVDIVQKEFDAKELDERTACILMNNIQQLRVQLTKMFESMGGKQLEEDATDILNDLQTQLLKALDELSGKFGKSLEPQIKKSVKELGELLQSIKGGSQNPQQVSMMEVDEILRPLMDLMDGSLSLFAQTCEKPVLKRILRELWKLVIRILERSVVLPPMMDKSMILKNLSENARSLAANARIEDMSRLIRNHMAGKQDVKNALTGVMDMEKNLNTKQCRVLESALKTIKTYFHAGGNGLKKKYLDKSSDLLSLCYALSLYTRSTDELIKTFVLTQLHQVPQKNDPLPRQPSLMSGTEVKDEMDEMDYDEDDETEEEEALDEAEEDVKSMGSRMEKLFEISRRPLQENYVYEEPYGEISINVYIETQPTNNEFKLTVTVVAANTLVWPTTGMFRPFVEVNLIGPRLADKKRKQSTKSKSGSWSPRYNEAFVFSISAIEDLECYELHFCVKDYCFAREDRLVGVAVLQMRHVPIMVRTGEWLGLGRRIQMNETGWTILRILSQRYNDDVAKEFVKLKSETRQEDQSSIQGS